Proteins co-encoded in one Campylobacter concisus genomic window:
- a CDS encoding zinc ribbon domain-containing protein: protein MNKYLQQLVELSDLDKQIDGFIPRIQDIEKAYKNIEEECETITVNIERLDEEVNDLKSQKSGTNAHIAEFSAKIKDVAKKSSSAKSEKEIKALSLEEDIAKEQLEAANEEIARLEKLIDSKNSQKDELGAKKAELEENLKNIKSKTSSELENIEKERKEVYAKKDKLIATMNQKILAFYEKIRKWAHNTAVVPVKKQACYGCFMQINDKTFSAVIKGEDIVTCPHCGRILYKQEQ, encoded by the coding sequence ATGAATAAATACTTACAACAATTAGTTGAATTATCTGACCTTGATAAACAAATAGATGGCTTTATACCACGCATTCAGGATATAGAAAAGGCTTATAAAAATATAGAAGAAGAGTGCGAAACCATAACGGTTAATATAGAAAGACTAGATGAAGAGGTAAATGACTTAAAGTCTCAAAAATCAGGCACAAATGCTCATATTGCTGAGTTTAGTGCAAAGATAAAAGATGTAGCTAAAAAAAGCTCAAGTGCAAAAAGCGAAAAGGAGATAAAAGCTCTAAGTCTTGAAGAGGATATTGCAAAAGAGCAACTTGAGGCTGCAAATGAAGAGATTGCTAGACTTGAGAAGCTAATAGATAGTAAAAATAGTCAAAAAGATGAGCTTGGTGCAAAAAAAGCTGAACTTGAAGAGAATTTAAAAAATATAAAAAGCAAAACTTCATCTGAGCTTGAAAATATCGAAAAAGAACGTAAAGAAGTTTATGCTAAAAAAGACAAGCTTATCGCCACTATGAATCAAAAAATTCTCGCATTTTATGAAAAAATTAGAAAATGGGCTCATAACACAGCTGTTGTTCCTGTAAAAAAACAAGCTTGTTATGGTTGTTTTATGCAGATAAATGACAAAACTTTCTCTGCTGTTATCAAGGGCGAAGATATCGTTACATGTCCACATTGTGGCAGAATTTTGTATAAACAAGAGCAATAA
- a CDS encoding Nif3-like dinuclear metal center hexameric protein: MKIAEIYKILDEICPFASQESWDNSGLQVGSFDSEFERIYMSLDLDSELLQNVLPNSLIITHHPLIFKGLKSLDYSLYPSSLIREMMIKNISLISLHTNADLAFLNEKFVTQVLGLEISSKESFLIYSDVKMKFSELCKFVKEKLGLENLRVTYAKDEISKICICTGSGGDLIQDVKADAFLTGDLKYHQALYAKENGLNLIDINHYESERYFGDFLAKYLQNLKIEVIIRNSKNPFTYC; the protein is encoded by the coding sequence ATGAAAATAGCTGAAATTTATAAAATTTTAGATGAAATTTGCCCATTTGCGAGCCAAGAGTCTTGGGACAATAGTGGCCTACAAGTTGGCTCATTTGATAGCGAATTTGAGCGAATTTATATGAGTCTTGATTTAGATAGCGAACTTTTGCAAAATGTCTTGCCAAATTCGCTTATTATCACTCACCATCCGCTCATTTTTAAGGGGTTAAAAAGCCTAGACTACAGCCTTTATCCAAGCTCACTCATAAGAGAGATGATGATAAAAAATATCTCGCTCATCTCGCTTCATACAAATGCCGACCTTGCTTTTTTAAATGAAAAATTTGTGACGCAGGTTTTGGGGCTTGAAATTTCAAGCAAAGAGAGCTTTTTGATCTACTCTGATGTGAAGATGAAATTTAGCGAGCTTTGCAAATTTGTAAAAGAAAAACTTGGGCTAGAAAATTTAAGAGTGACTTATGCAAAAGATGAAATTTCTAAAATTTGTATCTGTACAGGAAGTGGCGGAGATCTCATCCAAGATGTCAAAGCAGACGCCTTTTTAACAGGCGATCTAAAATATCACCAAGCTCTTTATGCAAAGGAAAACGGGCTAAATTTAATCGATATAAATCACTATGAAAGTGAACGTTATTTTGGTGATTTTTTAGCAAAATATTTGCAAAATCTGAAAATTGAAGTTATAATACGCAATTCCAAAAATCCATTTACATATTGCTAA
- the glyQ gene encoding glycine--tRNA ligase subunit alpha, with translation MTFSQIILTLQNYWQEQGCVILQPYDMPAGAGTYHQATFLRSLGPKPWATAYVAPSRRPTDGRYGENPNRLGAYYQFQVLIKPSPENIQELYLKSLEKLGLNLKDHDIRFVEDNWESPTLGAWGLGWEVWLDGMEVTQFTYFQQVGGIACELISGEITYGLERLAMYLQDVNSVYDIVWDDRDGNIVTYADVHKQGEYEWSKYNFEVANVDMLFNQFENAFNECKRCLEAKISLPAYDYCMLAAHTFNVLDARGAISVTQRQDYILKIRELAKECALTYKESLEQK, from the coding sequence ATGACATTTTCACAAATAATACTAACCCTTCAAAACTATTGGCAGGAGCAAGGTTGCGTTATACTTCAGCCATACGATATGCCAGCGGGCGCGGGCACCTATCATCAGGCGACTTTTTTAAGGAGCCTCGGACCAAAGCCGTGGGCGACTGCATATGTAGCTCCAAGCCGCCGTCCGACTGATGGCAGATACGGCGAAAACCCAAACCGCCTAGGAGCTTATTATCAGTTTCAAGTACTCATAAAACCAAGCCCAGAAAATATCCAAGAGCTTTATCTAAAAAGCCTTGAAAAACTTGGGTTAAATTTAAAAGATCATGATATACGCTTTGTCGAGGATAACTGGGAGAGTCCGACTCTGGGCGCTTGGGGGCTAGGCTGGGAGGTCTGGCTAGATGGCATGGAAGTGACTCAGTTTACGTATTTTCAACAAGTGGGCGGTATCGCATGCGAGCTGATCTCTGGTGAAATAACATACGGTCTTGAGCGTTTGGCCATGTATCTACAAGATGTAAATAGCGTCTACGACATCGTTTGGGACGACAGGGATGGAAACATCGTAACCTATGCCGACGTTCACAAACAAGGTGAGTACGAGTGGAGTAAATATAACTTTGAAGTAGCAAATGTAGATATGCTTTTTAACCAGTTTGAAAACGCATTTAACGAGTGCAAACGCTGCTTAGAGGCTAAAATTTCACTGCCAGCTTACGACTACTGCATGCTTGCGGCTCACACATTTAACGTCCTTGATGCGCGTGGGGCGATAAGTGTTACACAAAGGCAAGACTACATCCTAAAAATCCGCGAGCTGGCCAAAGAGTGTGCGCTAACTTATAAAGAGAGCCTGGAACAAAAGTAA
- a CDS encoding AbgT family transporter: MNKKNNSSILSFIENFGNKLPNPTMLFIYLSIITIIISFVLEKMGVGVSYQAIKDGQISQLNANVINLLSADSLRSFVSSVLKNFTNFYPLGVVFAIILGIGIADKSGLLSALMTKIALKSSKIWVTPIVIFLGVMSNVASSVGYVVLIPLGAILFAGFGRHPIAGLAAAFAGVSGGWSANLLIGTNDPMFAAFSMQAASVLNPDYVVLATANWYFMIASTFLIVFVGWFVTDKIVEPRLGKFDFLGDFSLQEHSEISAEQKRGLKFSLIALIVFVILLLVAILPSGSLFGAKGNESFMKSTFMHSIVVFMMLLFIVVGVAYGVGARSIKSSNDAIKFMEQSISELSGFLVLIFFAAQFTYLFNTSNIGLVLSIKGSIFLKEVGLTGLSLIIVFIFLIAFINLFIAVDSAKWAMMAPIFVPMFMNLGLSPELTQAAFRIGDSTTNIITPLMPFFVLIVAFMQKYNKELKIGSVVSIMLPYTVAFLISWTALMSFWYIFDLPLGPGAVIHYVK, from the coding sequence ATGAATAAAAAAAATAATAGTTCAATCTTAAGTTTTATTGAAAATTTTGGTAACAAATTACCGAATCCAACTATGCTTTTTATATATCTTTCGATTATTACGATAATAATATCGTTTGTGTTAGAAAAGATGGGCGTTGGTGTAAGCTATCAGGCTATCAAAGACGGACAAATATCACAGCTTAATGCAAATGTTATAAATTTGCTTTCTGCTGATAGTCTTAGATCTTTTGTTTCGTCTGTGCTTAAAAATTTTACTAATTTTTATCCTTTGGGAGTAGTTTTTGCGATTATTCTAGGTATTGGTATTGCAGACAAGTCTGGACTTTTGTCGGCACTTATGACAAAGATTGCCTTAAAATCTTCCAAAATATGGGTAACTCCAATCGTTATTTTCCTTGGCGTAATGTCAAATGTTGCTTCCTCGGTTGGCTATGTTGTGCTAATTCCGCTTGGAGCTATTTTATTTGCTGGATTTGGTCGTCATCCAATTGCTGGATTAGCTGCTGCTTTTGCTGGTGTTAGTGGTGGCTGGTCGGCAAATTTATTAATCGGTACAAACGACCCTATGTTTGCGGCATTTTCTATGCAAGCAGCTAGCGTGTTAAATCCAGATTATGTAGTGTTAGCAACTGCAAATTGGTATTTTATGATCGCTTCGACATTTTTGATCGTATTTGTTGGCTGGTTTGTAACAGATAAAATCGTAGAGCCTAGGCTTGGCAAATTTGATTTTTTGGGTGATTTTAGCTTACAAGAGCATAGTGAGATAAGTGCAGAGCAAAAACGTGGCTTAAAATTTTCACTAATAGCGTTGATTGTTTTTGTGATTTTATTGCTTGTGGCTATTTTGCCTTCTGGCTCTTTATTTGGAGCAAAAGGCAATGAAAGCTTTATGAAATCTACTTTTATGCATTCTATTGTCGTTTTTATGATGTTACTTTTTATAGTGGTAGGCGTAGCTTACGGTGTAGGCGCCAGGAGTATAAAAAGCAGTAATGATGCCATAAAATTTATGGAACAATCTATCTCTGAGCTATCAGGATTTTTGGTTTTGATATTTTTTGCAGCTCAGTTTACATATCTTTTTAATACCTCAAATATTGGGCTAGTGCTTTCTATTAAAGGTTCTATTTTTCTAAAAGAAGTCGGATTAACTGGACTTAGCCTTATTATAGTTTTTATTTTCTTGATCGCTTTTATAAATTTATTTATAGCTGTTGATTCTGCAAAGTGGGCTATGATGGCTCCGATTTTTGTACCAATGTTTATGAACCTTGGACTCTCGCCAGAACTTACACAGGCTGCTTTTAGAATAGGCGACTCTACTACAAATATCATAACGCCTTTGATGCCATTTTTTGTTTTGATAGTAGCTTTTATGCAAAAATACAATAAAGAGTTAAAAATCGGATCAGTAGTTTCTATTATGCTTCCTTATACGGTTGCATTTTTGATTTCTTGGACAGCGCTAATGTCATTTTGGTACATTTTTGATCTACCACTAGGACCTGGCGCAGTTATACACTATGTAAAGTAA
- a CDS encoding GyrI-like domain-containing protein: protein MKIINLEDSFEIYGVKTRTKNEDEIGSKGKIPALWSKFMSEYYDGKSEIYSVYCNYESDLNGYYDNFIGTRSSHKSDEILGIKSGKYAVFTFAREPQNVGKFWGKIWKYFESSELKRAYETDFELYGSDEIKIFISILG from the coding sequence ATGAAGATTATAAATTTAGAAGATAGCTTTGAAATTTACGGAGTAAAAACTCGCACTAAAAATGAAGATGAAATAGGCAGCAAGGGTAAAATTCCAGCTTTATGGTCTAAATTTATGAGTGAGTACTATGATGGCAAAAGTGAAATTTATAGCGTTTACTGCAACTATGAAAGCGATCTGAATGGATATTACGATAACTTCATCGGCACAAGATCAAGCCACAAAAGTGATGAAATTCTAGGGATAAAAAGTGGCAAATATGCCGTTTTTACTTTTGCAAGAGAGCCGCAAAACGTAGGAAAATTTTGGGGTAAAATTTGGAAGTATTTTGAAAGTAGTGAGCTAAAAAGAGCCTATGAAACAGATTTTGAGCTTTACGGCAGCGACGAGATAAAAATTTTTATATCTATTTTAGGTTAG
- a CDS encoding DUF3972 domain-containing protein — translation MQTYLGVDEFCKLVHLEREVIEDMINRGVLKTKEENGEILIEASEGTMSVVPSVSQNLSMQPQGQDGISFVEKTIGTILNLHEKVLDAKDETLETLRNENKFLKEALISMQELYDEDRKTVETLTKQLKILQDEVEFLKRKYKLMWNQAVENFNGQK, via the coding sequence GTGCAGACCTATCTTGGTGTTGATGAATTTTGCAAACTTGTGCACTTGGAGCGTGAAGTTATCGAAGATATGATAAATCGTGGCGTTTTGAAAACCAAAGAGGAAAATGGAGAAATTTTGATAGAAGCGAGCGAAGGAACGATGAGCGTGGTGCCTAGTGTTTCGCAAAATTTATCTATGCAACCGCAAGGCCAAGATGGTATCAGCTTTGTTGAAAAGACGATTGGAACGATATTAAATTTACACGAAAAGGTGCTTGACGCAAAAGATGAGACGCTTGAAACCTTAAGAAATGAGAATAAATTTTTAAAAGAGGCGCTCATTTCGATGCAAGAGCTCTATGACGAAGATAGAAAAACGGTCGAAACGCTTACAAAACAGCTTAAAATTTTACAAGATGAAGTTGAATTTTTAAAGCGAAAATATAAGCTCATGTGGAACCAAGCGGTTGAAAATTTTAACGGACAAAAGTAG
- the purE gene encoding 5-(carboxyamino)imidazole ribonucleotide mutase, producing MKFVSIIMGSKSDYEIVSEAAKTLEKFGVKYELIISSAHRSPKRTSEYVANAEKKGAKVFIAAAGMAAHLAGAIAANTTKPVIGIPMAGSALSGVDALYSTVQMPSGMPVATLAIGKAGAINAAYLAVQILALEDDSLASALKADREAKVKALEEDSLKVEVIL from the coding sequence ATGAAATTTGTTTCTATTATAATGGGAAGTAAGAGTGACTATGAGATCGTTAGCGAGGCGGCAAAAACTCTTGAAAAATTTGGCGTAAAATATGAACTAATAATCAGCTCAGCCCACAGAAGTCCAAAAAGAACAAGCGAGTATGTCGCAAATGCAGAAAAAAAAGGCGCAAAAGTCTTCATTGCAGCTGCCGGTATGGCAGCTCACTTGGCTGGAGCGATCGCTGCAAACACAACAAAACCAGTAATAGGCATACCAATGGCCGGCTCGGCTCTAAGTGGCGTTGATGCACTTTACTCAACCGTACAAATGCCAAGTGGCATGCCAGTGGCGACCTTAGCTATCGGCAAGGCTGGCGCGATAAATGCAGCCTATTTGGCAGTGCAAATTTTAGCTCTTGAAGATGATAGTCTAGCAAGTGCTCTAAAAGCCGATAGAGAGGCGAAGGTAAAGGCTTTAGAGGAAGACTCTTTAAAGGTTGAAGTGATACTGTAA
- a CDS encoding peptidase U32 family protein has product MLKRPELLSPAGNLTKLKIALEYGADAVYGSVASFSLRTRSAREFNLETFKEAIDYTHAKGKKFYATINAFPFNSQIEPLKRHLETISAMKPDAFIIATPGVMSLAKAIAPDIEIHLSTQANVMNVLDAKIYHDMGAKRIVVAREMNLKDVIKIKEEIPTLDIEIFVHGSMCFAYSGRCLVSSVQSGRMSNRGSCANDCRFKYELYAKNEESGVLFRLEEDENGTHIMNSKDLCLISHIKEIVNSGVIDSLKIEGRTKSEYYAACTARAYKMAIDDVMDDKFDAQIYENEINTLKNRGFTDGYLVHRPYERTDTQNHISSLEEGTHQVNAISEDGEFFKCKYKIFPGNSYEIVAPIGSHIDDSENEISKVYSQDGKKFIKFKQLITKKGKVMSEIHSGNENEISLGIKLPKFSFLREKI; this is encoded by the coding sequence GTGCTAAAAAGGCCTGAGCTTTTATCTCCAGCTGGAAATTTAACAAAACTTAAAATCGCCCTTGAATACGGGGCTGACGCCGTTTATGGATCGGTGGCTAGCTTTTCACTAAGGACTAGATCGGCGAGGGAATTTAACCTTGAAACATTTAAAGAGGCGATAGACTATACACATGCAAAGGGAAAGAAATTTTATGCAACCATAAATGCTTTTCCTTTTAACTCGCAGATCGAGCCACTAAAACGCCATTTAGAGACTATCTCGGCTATGAAGCCAGATGCCTTTATTATCGCAACTCCAGGAGTCATGAGTTTAGCAAAGGCTATTGCCCCTGATATCGAGATACACCTCTCAACTCAGGCAAACGTTATGAATGTGCTTGATGCAAAAATTTATCACGACATGGGCGCAAAACGTATCGTCGTAGCACGTGAGATGAACTTAAAAGATGTTATAAAAATCAAAGAAGAAATTCCAACTCTTGATATTGAAATTTTTGTACATGGCTCGATGTGCTTTGCCTACTCTGGCAGGTGCTTAGTAAGTTCAGTGCAAAGCGGACGCATGTCAAATCGCGGTAGCTGTGCGAACGACTGCAGGTTTAAATACGAACTCTATGCCAAAAACGAAGAGAGTGGGGTGCTTTTCCGCTTAGAAGAGGATGAAAACGGCACTCACATTATGAACTCAAAAGATCTTTGTCTCATCTCTCACATCAAAGAGATCGTTAATAGTGGTGTGATAGATAGCTTAAAAATAGAAGGTCGCACGAAGAGTGAGTATTATGCAGCCTGCACAGCAAGAGCCTATAAAATGGCGATAGATGATGTCATGGATGATAAATTTGACGCACAAATTTATGAAAACGAGATAAATACACTAAAAAATCGCGGCTTTACGGACGGATACTTGGTGCATAGACCTTATGAACGAACCGATACGCAAAATCACATTAGTAGCCTAGAAGAGGGCACACATCAGGTAAATGCAATAAGCGAAGATGGCGAATTTTTTAAGTGTAAATATAAAATTTTCCCAGGCAATAGCTACGAGATCGTGGCGCCTATCGGCTCACACATAGATGATAGCGAGAATGAAATCTCAAAGGTTTATTCACAAGATGGCAAGAAATTTATTAAATTTAAGCAGCTCATCACCAAAAAAGGTAAAGTTATGAGTGAAATTCATAGCGGCAATGAAAATGAGATAAGCCTTGGTATTAAGCTACCAAAATTTAGCTTTTTAAGGGAGAAAATATGA
- a CDS encoding chemotaxis protein, producing the protein MTQEELDALMAGGLDDELDDTKEDAGQEVADVKEDTDEVTEVAEAIDTKDEPQSKSESNSKNAENYRVSADGVWPPPPPTEDHKMVHQLDDVTRDSEEKATQMFDKLETINNFFMDAESDSNSLKDTINSNIELFTTLSQKFPNIAAFSEALEKNNALLGTIDNIIGNLQMGQDEIMMAMDMMQYQDIHRQKIERVINVMRALSKYMNTLFEGKIDDEKRVGSAVHIAGDTTTENLVSNDDIEALIESLGKK; encoded by the coding sequence ATGACCCAAGAGGAACTTGACGCACTTATGGCAGGTGGGCTAGATGATGAGTTAGATGATACTAAAGAAGATGCTGGCCAAGAGGTTGCGGACGTCAAAGAGGATACGGACGAGGTAACAGAAGTTGCAGAAGCAATTGATACTAAAGATGAGCCACAGTCAAAATCAGAAAGTAATTCAAAGAATGCAGAAAACTATAGAGTGAGTGCAGATGGCGTTTGGCCACCACCACCACCAACGGAAGATCACAAAATGGTGCATCAGCTTGATGACGTAACAAGAGATAGCGAAGAGAAAGCTACTCAGATGTTTGATAAGCTTGAGACGATAAATAACTTTTTTATGGACGCTGAGAGTGACTCAAATAGCCTAAAAGACACAATAAACTCAAACATAGAACTATTTACGACACTAAGCCAGAAATTTCCAAATATTGCCGCATTTAGCGAAGCTTTGGAGAAAAACAACGCACTTCTTGGCACGATTGATAACATCATCGGAAATTTACAAATGGGACAAGATGAGATAATGATGGCTATGGATATGATGCAGTATCAAGACATTCATAGACAAAAGATTGAGCGTGTTATCAACGTTATGAGAGCTCTAAGCAAATATATGAATACCTTGTTTGAAGGTAAAATAGACGATGAAAAACGTGTTGGCTCAGCTGTTCACATCGCAGGTGATACAACGACTGAAAACTTAGTCAGCAACGATGACATTGAAGCATTGATAGAAAGCTTGGGTAAAAAATAG
- a CDS encoding histidinol-phosphatase, protein MTVDLHNHTPLCKHAVGEPREYVQNAIKAGTKYFGFSDHAPMNYDESYRMSFDEMQGYEDEILHLRDEFSGEIEILLGYEMDFLDGFMDERVFARKVDYLIGSVHFFNGWAFDNPEFIGGYEGKDLDQIWQEYFDHVERSAKLGKFDIMGHIDLLKLFKFLPKKDVRILAKNAVNAIKEADLVVEINAAGFRKPIGEQYPSVNLLELIAEKDITITFGSDAHAKEDIGKNGEICEQIARDLGYSKCAIFKNRDRELVKF, encoded by the coding sequence ATGACCGTCGATCTTCACAACCATACGCCACTTTGCAAGCACGCAGTTGGCGAGCCAAGAGAGTATGTACAAAACGCAATAAAAGCTGGCACAAAATACTTTGGCTTTAGCGATCACGCACCGATGAACTACGATGAATCTTACAGAATGAGCTTTGATGAAATGCAAGGCTATGAAGATGAAATTTTACATTTAAGAGATGAATTTAGCGGTGAGATAGAAATTTTGCTTGGCTATGAGATGGATTTTTTAGATGGATTTATGGATGAACGAGTTTTTGCTAGAAAGGTTGATTATCTGATAGGCTCTGTGCATTTTTTTAATGGCTGGGCATTTGACAATCCAGAATTTATCGGTGGCTACGAGGGCAAAGACTTGGATCAAATTTGGCAAGAGTATTTTGATCATGTAGAAAGATCGGCCAAGCTTGGCAAATTTGACATTATGGGGCATATTGATCTTTTAAAACTTTTTAAATTTTTGCCAAAAAAGGATGTTAGGATTTTAGCTAAAAATGCAGTAAATGCGATAAAAGAAGCAGATTTAGTTGTTGAGATAAATGCTGCTGGCTTTAGAAAACCTATCGGCGAGCAATATCCAAGCGTAAATTTACTTGAACTAATAGCCGAAAAAGATATAACCATCACCTTTGGCTCAGATGCTCACGCAAAAGAAGATATCGGTAAAAATGGTGAAATTTGCGAGCAAATAGCTAGAGATTTAGGTTATTCAAAATGTGCAATATTTAAAAACAGAGATAGAGAATTAGTAAAATTTTAG
- the glnA gene encoding type I glutamate--ammonia ligase, protein MGKFVQNIDHFFDFCKENEVKFVDFRFTDLGGAWHSISYNIKAVTKENFINGIPMDASSMHGWQPIDKSDMIMKPEATTAFLDPFTSDITVVVFCDIYDIYKGQIYEKCPRSIAKRAMQYVKDSGLGDEAYFGPENEFFVFDNVKIIDSPNCAMYQVDSEEGEWNDATDFKDSYNTGHRPRRKGGYLMTQPIDSMVDLRAEMMQVLEQVGLEVFLGHHEVAQGQGEIGVKFGNLVEAADNVQIYKYVVRMVAHLNGKTVTFMPKPLYGDNGSGMHVHQSVWKDGKNLFYKEGNYANLSDFARYYIGGVLKHARSVAAFTNPSTNSYKRLIPGFEAPSILTYSSQNRSASIRIPYGSGEKSVRAEMRFPDSTANPYLAFSAMLMAGLDGVKNKYEPVGPMDENLFKLHLDEIRERGIEQLPHTLRGSLEALIRDNEYLKPIMTDLFIDTYQHFKFETQVWPYEARPTAYEFKTCFSC, encoded by the coding sequence GTGGGAAAATTTGTCCAAAATATAGATCATTTTTTTGATTTTTGTAAAGAAAATGAAGTCAAATTTGTAGATTTTAGATTTACTGATTTAGGTGGTGCTTGGCATAGCATTAGCTACAACATAAAAGCTGTTACAAAAGAAAATTTTATAAATGGCATCCCAATGGACGCTAGCTCTATGCATGGCTGGCAACCAATTGATAAGAGCGACATGATAATGAAGCCAGAAGCTACAACTGCATTTTTAGACCCATTTACTTCTGATATTACAGTTGTTGTTTTTTGCGATATTTACGACATCTATAAAGGCCAAATTTATGAAAAATGCCCTCGCTCAATAGCTAAAAGAGCAATGCAATATGTAAAAGATAGCGGTCTTGGTGATGAGGCATACTTTGGCCCTGAGAATGAATTTTTTGTCTTTGATAACGTCAAAATCATCGATAGTCCAAACTGTGCGATGTATCAAGTAGATAGCGAAGAAGGCGAGTGGAACGATGCTACTGACTTCAAAGATAGCTACAACACAGGTCATCGCCCACGCAGAAAAGGTGGCTACTTGATGACTCAGCCGATAGATAGCATGGTAGATCTAAGAGCCGAGATGATGCAAGTTCTAGAGCAAGTTGGTCTTGAAGTATTTTTGGGTCACCACGAAGTCGCTCAAGGACAAGGTGAGATCGGCGTAAAATTTGGTAACTTAGTCGAAGCTGCCGATAATGTTCAAATTTACAAATACGTTGTTCGCATGGTCGCTCACCTAAACGGCAAGACAGTTACATTTATGCCAAAACCACTTTATGGCGACAACGGAAGCGGCATGCACGTTCATCAATCAGTCTGGAAAGATGGTAAAAATTTATTCTATAAAGAGGGCAACTACGCAAATTTAAGTGATTTTGCAAGATACTACATCGGTGGCGTTTTAAAACACGCAAGAAGCGTTGCAGCCTTTACTAACCCAAGCACAAATAGCTACAAACGCCTAATCCCTGGCTTTGAAGCACCGTCTATCCTAACATACTCTAGCCAAAACCGCTCAGCAAGTATCCGCATACCTTATGGTTCAGGTGAAAAGTCAGTTAGAGCAGAGATGAGATTTCCAGATAGCACAGCAAACCCTTATCTAGCCTTCTCAGCGATGCTAATGGCAGGACTTGACGGCGTCAAAAACAAATACGAGCCAGTTGGTCCGATGGATGAAAATTTATTTAAACTTCACCTAGATGAGATCAGAGAGCGTGGCATAGAGCAGCTTCCACACACACTTCGTGGCAGTTTAGAAGCGCTAATTCGCGATAATGAATACTTAAAACCAATAATGACCGATCTTTTCATAGACACCTATCAACATTTCAAATTTGAAACTCAAGTTTGGCCTTACGAAGCGCGCCCAACCGCTTATGAGTTTAAAACTTGTTTCTCTTGCTAA